A window of Apium graveolens cultivar Ventura chromosome 8, ASM990537v1, whole genome shotgun sequence contains these coding sequences:
- the LOC141676568 gene encoding putative methylenetetrahydrofolate reductase (NADH) has product MKVIDKIRASENNVVFSFEFFPPKTEEGVDNLFDKMERMVAYNPTFCDITWGAGGTTADITLEIANRMQNMVCVETMMHLTCTNMPLDKIDHALDTIKNSGIQNVLALRGDPPHGQDKFVQVKGGFSCALDLVKHMRSKYSDYFGITVAGYPEGHPDVIQSSGEATLESYKNDLAYLKKKVEAGADVIVTQLFYDTDIFLRFVNDCREIGITIPIVPGIMPINNYKGFIRMTGFCKTKIPAEVTDALESIKDNEEAVRAYGIHLGTEMCKKIMATGIKQLHLYTLNMEKSALAILTNLGLIEESKISRPLPWRRPTNVFRVKENVRPIFWANRPKSYISRTKGWEQYPHGRWGDSCNASYGAMADHQFMRPRSRDKKLIQEWFVPLKNIEDIYERFNMFCMGKLKSSPWSELDGLQPETKIISEQLGDINLKGFLTINSQPAVNGLKSDSLSVGWGGPGGYVYQKAYVELFCSSQKLEALVDKCKAFTSLTYMAVDKKGSWVSNMSNSEVNAVTWGVFPSKEIIQPTVVDPSSFLVWKDEAFELWSKAWAQLYTQDDASRKLLHEIQNSYYLVSLVDNDYITGDIFAVFKQISKIEEVNI; this is encoded by the exons ATGAAGGTAATCGACAAGATCCGCGCCTCAGAAAACAACGTCGTGTTCTCGTTCGAATTCTTCCCGCCGAAAACAGAAGAAGGCGTGGACAATTTGTTCGACAAAATGGAGAGAATGGTGGCGTATAATCCTACATTTTGTGATATAACATGGGGAGCAGGTGGCACCACGGCTGATATAACTCTCGAGATTGCGAATCGCATGCAGAACATGGTTTGTGTGGAGACTATGATGCATTTGACGTGTACTAATATGCCTCTTGATAAAATTGATCATGCGTTGGATACAATTAAGAACAGTGGGATTCAGAATGTGCTCGCGCTACGTGGTGATCCGCCTCATGGACAGGATAAGTTTGTGCAGGTTAAGGGAGGCTTTTCGTGTGCTCTTGATCTC GTCAAACACATGCGATCTAAATACAGTGACTACTTTGGCATCACTGTTGCTGGCTATCCAG AGGGACATCCTGATGTAATACAGAGTAGTGGAGAGGCTACATTAGAGAGCTATAAGAACGACCTGGCTTACCTAAAGAAAAAG GTAGAAGCTGGAGCAGATGTTATTGTCACTCAATTATTCTATGATACAGATATTTTCCTTAGGTTTGTAAATGACTGTCGGGAAATCGGAATAACTATTCCAATAGTTCCTGGAATCATGCCCATCAACAATTATAAGGGTTTCATCCGAATGACTGGGTTTTGTAAAACTAAG ATACCAGCTGAAGTTACAGATGCTTTGGAATCCATCAAGGACAATGAAGAAGCTGTCAGAGCTTATGGAATCCACCTTGGAACTGAAATGTGCAAGAAGATCATGGCTACAGGAATTAAGCAATTGCATCTTTACACTTTAAATATGGAGAAATCAGCACTGGCAATATTAACG AATCTTGGACTGATTGAAGAGTCTAAAATTTCAAGGCCTTTGCCATGGAGACGGCCAACCAATGTTTTTCGTGTTAAAGAAAATGTTCGCCCAATATTCTG GGCTAATCGTCCAAAGAGCTACATATCAAGGACAAAAGGTTGGGAGCAATACCCACATGGTCGCTGGGGTGATTCTTGTAATGCTTCATATGGAGCAATGGCGGATCATCAG TTCATGCGCCCACGTTCACGCGATAAGAAACTTATTCAAGAATGGTTTGTCCCTTTAAAGAATATTGAAGATATTTATGAG AGATTTAACATGTTCTGCATGGGAAAATTGAAAAGTAGTCCTTGGTCGGAGTTGGATGGGCTTCAGCCAGAGACTAAGATTATCAGCGAGCAGCTTGGAGATATTAACTTGAAGGGCTTTCTCACAATTAACAGCCAACCAGCAGTAAATGGATTAAAATCCGACTCTCTATCTGTTG GATGGGGTGGCCCAGGTGGGTATGTTTATCAGAAGGCTTATGTAGAGTTGTTCTGCTCCAGTCAGAAATTAGAGGCTCTTGTCGACAAATGCAAAGCTTTCACATCACTCACCTATATGGCTGTGGATAAAAAGGGAAGCTGGGTTTCTAACATGAGCAACAGTGAGGTGAACGCGGTAACATGGGGTGTCTTCCCTTCAAAGGAAATCATACAACCAACTGTGGTGGATCCTTCCAGCTTCTTAGTGTGGAAGGATGAGGCATTTGAACTATGGTCTAAAGCATGGGCACAATTATACACTCAAGACGACGCTTCAAGAAAATTGCTACATGAG ATACAAAACAGTTACTACTTGGTCAGCCTGGTAGATAATGATTACATCACTGGTGATATATTTGCCGTCTTCAAACAAATTTCGAAGATTGAGGAAGTAAACATTTAA
- the LOC141677999 gene encoding T-complex protein 1 subunit eta-like has protein sequence MSTMMQPQIILLKEGTDMSQGKAQLVSNINACMAVADVVRTTLGPRGMDKLIHDEKGNTTISNDGATIMKLLDIVHPAAKILVDIAKSQDSEVGDGTTTVVLLAGEFLKEAKPFIEDGVHPQNLIRSYRTASYLAIEKIKELAVSIEGKSLEEKRSLLAKCAATTLSSKLIGGEKEFFASMVVDSVLAIGNDDRLNMIGIKKVPGGTMRDSFLVNGVAFKKTFSYAGFEQQPKKFENPKILLLNIELELKSEKENAEIRLSDPLQYQSIVDAEWNIIYDKLDKCVKSGAKIVLSRLAIGDLGTQYFADRDIFCAGRVAEEDLQRVAAATGGTVQTSVNNVIDEVLGTCEIFEEKQVGNERFNIFSGCPSGQTATIVLRGGADQFIEEAERSLHDAIMIVRRAMKNSTVVAGGGAIDMEISRYLRQHSRTIAGKSQLFINSYAKALEVIPRQLCDNAGFDATDVLNNLRQKHALASGEGALYGVDINTGGIADSYAHFVWEPAVVKINAINAATEAACLILSVDETVKNPKSESAQGEAAASAMGRGRGGGGRGRGMRRR, from the exons ATGTCTACTATGATG CAACCTCAGATTATATTGTTGAAAGAAGGGACAGATATGTCGCAAGGGAAGGCTCAATTAGTGAGCAACATTAATGCGTGTATGGCTGTGGCCGATGTGGTGAGGACCACTCTTGGACCGAGGGGTATGGACAAATTGATTCACGATGAAAAGGGAAATACCACTATTTCTAATGATGGTGCTACAATTATGAAGCTTCTTGATATTGTCCACCCTGCTGCCAAGATCCTTGTTGATATTGCTAAGTCGCAAGACTCTGAG GTGGGTGATGGAACAACTACAGTGGTTTTGCTTGCAGGGGAGTTCTTGAAGGAGGCAAAGCCCTTCATTGAAGATGGTGTGCACCCACAAAACCTCATCCGGAGTTATCGGACCGCTTCCTATTTG GCAATCGAGAAGATCAAAGAATTAGCTGTTAGCATAGAGGGAAAAAGTTTAGAAGAAAAGAGAAGTCTATTAGCTAAGTGTGCTGCTACCACGCTCTCCTCAAAGCTTATAGGTGGAGAGAAAGAGTTCTTTGCATCAATGGTTGTTGATTCTGTCCTAGCAATTGGAAATGATGATAGGCTAAACATGATTGGAATAAAGAAG GTTCCCGGAGGTACAATGCGCGACTCTTTCCTAGTAAATGGTGTTGCCTTCAAGAAGACATTTTCATATGCTGGTTTTGAACAGCAACCAAAGAAATTTGAGAATCCCAAGATACTATTACTTAACATTGAATTGGagctaaaatcagaaaaagaaaatgcTGAAATAAG GCTATCAGATCCATTGCAGTATCAGTCAATTGTTGATGCAGAATGGAATATCATTTATGATAAATTGGATAAATGTGTAAAGAGTGGAGCCAAAATTGTTCTTTCACGTCTGGCTATTGGTGATCTAGGAACACAA TATTTTGCAGATCGAGATATCTTTTGTGCTGGACGTGTTGCTGAAGAGGATTTGCAGCGGGTTGCAGCAGCCACAGGAGGAACTGTTCAGACATCAGTCAACAATGTCATTGATGAG GTTCTGGGAACTTGTGAGATTTTTGAGGAAAAGCAAGTTGGAAATGAGCGTTTTAATATATTTAGTGGATGCCCTTCAGGCCAGACAGCCACTATAGTTCTGCGCGGGGGAGCTGATCAG TTCATCGAGGAAGCAGAGCGCAGCTTACATGACGCAATTATGATAGTTCGGAGGGCTATGAAGAACTCTACTGTAGTTGCTGGTGGTGGCGCTATAGAT ATGGAGATTAGCAGATACTTGAGGCAGCATTCACGCACAATAGCTGGAAAGTCGCAACTATTTATAAACTCCTATGCAAAAGCTCTTGAG GTTATCCCACGGCAACTTTGCGACAATGCTGGATTTGATGCAACTGATGTGCTGAACAATCTAAGACAGAAACATGCGCTAGCTTCAG GTGAGGGTGCACTTTATGGGGTAGATATAAATACAGGCGGGATTGCTGATTCATACGCACATTTTGTGTGGGAACCAGCAGTTGTAAAG ATAAATGCCATCAATGCAGCCACAGAGGCAGCTTGTCTTATCTTAAGTGTGGATGAGACTGTGAAGAACCCAAAG TCTGAGAGTGCACAGGGAGAAGCTGCTGCAAGTGCAATGGGTAGAGGTCGTGGTGGCGGTGGTCGTGGTAGAGGAATGCGTAGGCGATAG